The Anopheles moucheti chromosome 3, idAnoMoucSN_F20_07, whole genome shotgun sequence genome contains the following window.
aaactTCCACCGTTTCTGAAGCGTTTTCGACGAACGGCGAAAGTGATGCGGGATCCGTTTTGCCCTTCACCCccacactctaatgcgtttgatggGAATGTGACACAGCCAGGCAGACGTGATAAATGCCATTATGCGCGCTTACGATTTGATTCGCCGCTGGTTGTGCCAATTTGCCGATAAATACGTCGATTGATATTTATTAACAGCTAAATAGTAAAATCGATAATGCTTAGCCTTGCATTGATGAGGCATTGATGCACGGGGCCCGAATGGTCGAGTGTTCAAATGTCTGTAGAGAACATCATTGGAGttaatattaaaacaacacataTTATTGTTCCTCTATGATTATATCAATTCATTCTGTTAGTCCTAGATGAGGCGAAAGCGCTGGGCGCTGGGAACCTCACAAAAGGGGTTTCTATAACTCCTTTTCGATTGAGTCCGCTACCGATAGGCTGTGGTTAAACTTCTTTTTTCCAACCAATTCAGTACAACTTGATCGATTGAAATGAAGCAATGAATTACATTAATTGCCGCGCTCCGTTTCGTTGCAACTAGCCAGTCACAGAACTAGCTGACCACGTGGTATTCCTTCCAATCCATCATTCAGTCCTGTCAGTTTGTGCTGCTTTCCAGTGAAATTTCTCATGCACCGTCTGTCTTCTGTTATCGCACCAGAATTGCAATAAATTGCACCGATTGGCTTCGATCAGCACATAAAAATGACGCTTCGTCTGTAGCCAAGCCCACCAAGGCTGGAAAAAGGTTCCGGAACATTCAACCGGAAGGGCATTCGGCATTCCGTTGGCTGGTAAGGCAAAATTGTGTCGTTAAATTATGCAAACGCTCCGGACCTCGGATTGACACTCGGTAGCAAATGGGGAGCaaggataaaaataaaagtagCGTTCTTGCTTTCTCACCTCAGACATTTACCTTCATTAAATTAATGTACCACACGAGCTGGGGGACCGTCGTTCCTGTGAAACTCAAATTAAAACAACCCTTTGGCTGGTTGTCCCATGGGAATTGCCTCCCCGCTGGACgaattatatttcattttacgGTTATCGTTATTCTGGATGTTCACGTTGTTAAATTTTAACAGAAAACTTCAACCATTAAAGCTTTTTAACGGTAAAGCTTAAATGCAACTCTCACGAAACTCGCTAAACATTATTTAGCAGCTCCATGGGTGGACGGTGACCCTGCACGCGTATACCGAACAGATGTGTGTGGGGATACCATCTCGTGCCTGCTACGAACGACCGACCTTCGCTAGGGATCGGAATAAATTCAACCCGTACTCTCACAATCGTCTCCATATTAGAACCGAATTAGACTAAAAATGCAACGAAGAAATGCAATCGCGGTAACACGCGGACCATAAATTCTGCACCGTACGTGTGTTTAGGGGGAGAATCCGCCAGGGAAGGTTTATGCAAATTGACTTCCGGATTTCGTAGCTGCCGACATTGGTGCTCTTTCTAGCTGCGAAGGTTACACGTGCATAAGCCTTGAGACCGTAGTGCTTTAAGGGTGTTTCACAACCAAAGAGCGGGAGCTGGGTACGTTTTCTAACGAATTTTCCCGAGTTTCTCCTTTCTATAACACACACATAAGTAGGGTGATTCATTGTAACACGTCATATGACAGCCCTGATAAAGCTTTGAAAAATCACAGTGAGGCGCTAAGATATTTGAAGTGCAGTCTTGTTAGCTTTCCTGTCCGATCACGATCGATCTGTCAAGCAGAACGATGCCACGCGATGTGTGCGTCATTGTACGGTGCTGTGCAAGTCATTTAAGCAATAAAGAGCTCCCAATGGGATCAGCATACTGAATGGTTATCAATTTCATCTCCGAGTAACATTTCTAACGAGATTGTCGACGTCGTTGCCGGTCGAAGTCGGTTAAGGTTCATTTGTGAAGCTCCCGCGTTAGTGGGTGATCGTCACTGCGGACCAAACAGAACCTCGCACAACCATGATCATATTCCTCTATCTTATACTGGTGTTGGCCTGGGCGCTACTTATCATCATACTGAAATGCAAGAAAGCACGCGCCAAAAGGCTAGCCGAGCAGGAGGAGATGGCCCAGCCGGTCCACGTGGTGCAGATCGGGTCCAACCTTTACGACATTATGTCACTGCATCGGGACAACTACAGTGGTGTGTACAGCTGTCTCGAGCATGGTACCATCGCTCAACACCGACAGCGTGCCTCAGCCAGTGTCACACACTCGAATGCGGCCTTCATCGGTGACGATGGTTCCATCTATCCCGGGAACGGAATGGGTAAGTAGTGCCAACGTCGCAAAGGAACGACCGCCCATTTGTCACGTGTACCGACCGCACTCTTTTGCAGTTGCCCTGGAACCACCTCCGTCCTACGAAGAAGTGATACGGCTCCCAGCGTACTATCCCAAGGTGGAAACGTTCGTGCCGGAAATGGTTGTTCCACCGTCCTTGCCACGACCACATACGGTAGGCACCGGGCAACAACCCGCCCAGCTACATCAAACCCGCGGTGTTACGATGGATCTCACCACGGTAGCAACGATTGCACCGGCAACCGGGTCGGCAACGCCGGAACCGACAGTCGATGCAAACGGAAATCGCGTCAAAGGGATGGGAACGAACAGCAGTACTACCTTCCCTGGGGCAACCGTAACCGTGCAGACTGCTAGTTCGTAACCGGCGCAATCACCATACAGCCACAGGATGGTGGTTTTTTGGAACGAAATCATTAAGTGCCTAGCGGGGGTGGACCCACTGGACCCAGACCAGTGCACCGAGCGTTCGTGCATTCGGGGCACATATAGAGCGGTGGTCTGAAATAGAAAAGGACAGGAAGATTAGTGCATATCTCAAGTATCTTTCAGTGActgttttagttttatttctaACTTCACGTTCAAAGCTTACGGCGTTGATGGAACGACCGCAGCACACACGAACCATTCGTTACCGACGAGCATGGACCTAATTATTGGTAGACAATTGTGTTTGCAACTAAATTTTAGGTACCCTGGCCGAaggggtttttggaaatttagagCTGTGGAGAAATATATGCGATACGATTACACCAAACTACTACTGTTGAGTTTACTACTTTCGGCACGATGCATGCACCGCTCTATTCTATGAGGCTGTTTAATATCCAcggtatgtttttctttttttatttgaaatgtttttcgtCCTCACAAAAAGGTGCAATTTACTACACATTGCACGCTTTTTGGGTACCTTTCCTTTCCAGAAAACGCGTCTCAAACTGTCCCCACATGGCACAATATGATTAATAGCAGCATGAAGTGTAAAATACAACAGAAATTTAACGATTTTTCCCTAAACGAACACAACACATTATACACGCCTTCTTTACACTCGGGGTCACACATTTTTCGTGCACCGGACTTACCGACTATCATAAATAACATCCTTTTCCTACCGACTACACACGCTTCAAATCTCTATGTACAGCAATTTACATAATTTGTTCGCATTTCTCCATCTCCGCACGGTTGAAATCGATCGAACTTTGACCGCGGTGGCGTATACAGTTGAAAACATCGTGCTCAACGGAAAAACCACCTCACAGACTGGTGGTTGCCTGTAGCTTAAAGTATCGGCTACGACTTTCTACGTCCTGGTGTGAGCTACGTCTCCGTTCGTCGACCGCATAACAGCTCGCCATCGAGGGTAGGTGGCGGTGTTCGCCCTTGAAGCGCACCAGACCCCAAATAAATGCTACCAAGCTGGTGATAATGATGATCGTGCCCAAtccctcaagaagcacacggcCACCGTGCACTGAGGGTAGACGTGCTGCTTCCGCTTCGGCCGCTAGCTGTAGCTGGCGGAAATCGGGATCGTCCCGAATGTGGTTCGATAGCACACCGACACTTTCATCGCTATCCTCATCATCGTCGCTGTCATTATCCGCGTCACTGTCGTCATTGTAATCGAGCGTATCCGGAACGGCATGATCGATACGATCGCTTTCTTCCGCATCTTGCACGGCATCCTCATCGTCTGCATTACCCTTCAGCAGCTCGTCCCGATTCCGATCGTCATGCCGAAAGTCGGAGGAGATGCGATCAAAGTCCGAAATGTCCGACTCGTTTGTCTGGCGCGTGCTAATTTGCAGTTCCTTCTTTACCGACTTCTGTTTTGTCGTGTTGATCTGGGGACGGGGTAATGAGGACACCTTACAGGCACCAAGATATTCATCCTTTGAGATGTCTTCCTTCATGATTAGACAAAATTTGTAACTGAAAAGAGAAATGCATACATTAGCATTACGATTACCAAACGGTTCCACATAAGATCTGTCTACCTGACATTGCTTTGTAAATCGTACGCTCCCAGCAGCTTGGCGCTATAGATGTACTCCATAGTCGTAGCAGGTGCTTCCGGTTTTACGACGCAAGATACctacaatcaaacaaatcgtCAAACTTACACTCAAACCAGAACATCGCTTCGTCTAGCTTACCTCCGAGTTGAACAGTATTGTTTCCGGATCATCCGTGTGAAACACGTACACGAACCGACAGGAATAATCATCCGTGCCTAGCAGCCAGCTCAAGAAAACGTCACTCTCGTCCGTGAAGTTTACTTCTCTCAAGCGAATCTCGCCACCAACATCTCGCACATACGATGCATTATTCTTCAGCTTCAGCATCACCTCGATCGTCTGGAAAGTATCGTTGTCCATCTGCTGCTTGTTGTTGCCCTCGCCACATGTAAGCGTTTCCGGTGCTAGCTGTAACAGATCGGCACCCTCCAGATACGGAGGAGTGGCACATATTGCTCCCAGAATGCCTTGCGAAGCAGGACGCACTCCAGCCAACCAATGCAAGAATGGTTTCATCGTACAATCACACACGAGTGGGTTGCTCTCCAGAGATAGGCTGTGGAGTTGCGTCGCGTTAACCAGTGCGTTCTCCGCAATCAGCGAAATATCGTTGCCGTCCAGTCGGAGCTCCTTCAGGGCAGGTAGCGGTGCAACCACATCGGCCGTCAGCGCACGCAGGAAGTTGTGTGTAAGATCAAGGATAATGAGTCGCGGTAGATGTTTGAGAGATGCGTCCGAAATGGTAACGATCCCATTATGTCCAAGATCAAGCATTTGGAGCGAAGCTAAACCGGAAAATGCGTGATCTTGTAAAACATCGATTTGATTACTACGTAGAGATAGCATCTGCAGATAGGGATACGCCTCCAGTGCACCGTTGTGAATGCTTGAGATGGTGTTTTTGTCGAGATAAAGAATCTCTAGCCCACGAATTCGTGGTAGCGTCGTGTTCAGCAAGGGCCCTCGGATTCTGTTCGAATGAAGATGCAGTTCCTTCAGACTGAAGCAAGATGTCAACGCTTTAAGACTCTCAGGTGACTCCCCCAGCCGATTCCCGTTTAGCTTCAGGTGAAGCAGATTTTTCAGCGGCACCAGACTTTTAGCAGCAATAAAGGATATTTGATTACTGCTCAGTTCGAGATAGGATAATTTCGGTACGGTCAAGAAATCCCCATTTTGTAGCGCTTTAATCTTGTTAAACGAAAGATCCAAACGATCGAGTTGCCCAACCGCACCGAGAGACTGAACAGGGACGCTTTCCAGGGCGTTGCTGGGTAGACCGAGCGCTTGCAGTGGCGTTCGAATACCGACAAATGCTAGCCGGTGCACTCGCTTAATCTCTCCGGACGAGATCACCAAGCCTTGTAGGGACACATTTTGGAAGATGTTCGCATCACTGATGCTGGTCACGTTCTTGAGTGTACAGTCCAGCAACGATACTTCGTATGGCGAACGACGCAAGCTGTCTGCTATCACTTCCAACCCATGTAAATCACCACTGCAGCGTAACGTATGCGGTAAGTCACAGCTGCACTCTAAATTAGCGCCCTCAGACACATTCGGACATCGCCATTCTCCCAGGTCTCTGGTTCGTGGTTGTAGAGCACCTTCGAAACGTTTGCCAAACGCTGTTTTTCGATCATAGATCGGTTTGTTGACAAACTTCCGTGCAGTCCACGCCGTCCCGAATGCATCCCGTGCATCCTGCGCCAGGTCGTCTTTTGTTCGATTGTTACTGCTAATGGTGGCTGATGTGTTGGTAGCGGAGTCTGTGGTAATGTTGGTAATAATGCTACTGCTAAAA
Protein-coding sequences here:
- the LOC128304936 gene encoding uncharacterized protein LOC128304936, with protein sequence MIIFLYLILVLAWALLIIILKCKKARAKRLAEQEEMAQPVHVVQIGSNLYDIMSLHRDNYSGVYSCLEHGTIAQHRQRASASVTHSNAAFIGDDGSIYPGNGMVALEPPPSYEEVIRLPAYYPKVETFVPEMVVPPSLPRPHTVGTGQQPAQLHQTRGVTMDLTTVATIAPATGSATPEPTVDANGNRVKGMGTNSSTTFPGATVTVQTASS
- the LOC128304926 gene encoding uncharacterized protein LOC128304926 isoform X2, which encodes MTAGIAGGGIASSNNRTSSSQSASAPSAYQSPSLRTVRPSSSFSSSIITNITTDSATNTSATISSNNRTKDDLAQDARDAFGTAWTARKFVNKPIYDRKTAFGKRFEGALQPRTRDLGEWRCPNVSEGANLECSCDLPHTLRCSGDLHGLEVIADSLRRSPYEVSLLDCTLKNVTSISDANIFQNVSLQGLVISSGEIKRVHRLAFVGIRTPLQALGLPSNALESVPVQSLGAVGQLDRLDLSFNKIKALQNGDFLTVPKLSYLELSSNQISFIAAKSLVPLKNLLHLKLNGNRLGESPESLKALTSCFSLKELHLHSNRIRGPLLNTTLPRIRGLEILYLDKNTISSIHNGALEAYPYLQMLSLRSNQIDVLQDHAFSGLASLQMLDLGHNGIVTISDASLKHLPRLIILDLTHNFLRALTADVVAPLPALKELRLDGNDISLIAENALVNATQLHSLSLESNPLVCDCTMKPFLHWLAGVRPASQGILGAICATPPYLEGADLLQLAPETLTCGEGNNKQQMDNDTFQTIEVMLKLKNNASYVRDVGGEIRLREVNFTDESDVFLSWLLGTDDYSCRFVYVFHTDDPETILFNSEVSCVVKPEAPATTMEYIYSAKLLGAYDLQSNVSYKFCLIMKEDISKDEYLGACKVSSLPRPQINTTKQKSVKKELQISTRQTNESDISDFDRISSDFRHDDRNRDELLKGNADDEDAVQDAEESDRIDHAVPDTLDYNDDSDADNDSDDDEDSDESVGVLSNHIRDDPDFRQLQLAAEAEAARLPSVHGGRVLLEGLGTIIIITSLVAFIWGLVRFKGEHRHLPSMASCYAVDERRRSSHQDVESRSRYFKLQATTSL
- the LOC128304926 gene encoding uncharacterized protein LOC128304926 isoform X1 yields the protein MKPQTRFQLLYTCLVVGQLIAIGYGAEIMTAGIAGGGIASSNNRTSSSQSASAPSAYQSPSLRTVRPSSSFSSSIITNITTDSATNTSATISSNNRTKDDLAQDARDAFGTAWTARKFVNKPIYDRKTAFGKRFEGALQPRTRDLGEWRCPNVSEGANLECSCDLPHTLRCSGDLHGLEVIADSLRRSPYEVSLLDCTLKNVTSISDANIFQNVSLQGLVISSGEIKRVHRLAFVGIRTPLQALGLPSNALESVPVQSLGAVGQLDRLDLSFNKIKALQNGDFLTVPKLSYLELSSNQISFIAAKSLVPLKNLLHLKLNGNRLGESPESLKALTSCFSLKELHLHSNRIRGPLLNTTLPRIRGLEILYLDKNTISSIHNGALEAYPYLQMLSLRSNQIDVLQDHAFSGLASLQMLDLGHNGIVTISDASLKHLPRLIILDLTHNFLRALTADVVAPLPALKELRLDGNDISLIAENALVNATQLHSLSLESNPLVCDCTMKPFLHWLAGVRPASQGILGAICATPPYLEGADLLQLAPETLTCGEGNNKQQMDNDTFQTIEVMLKLKNNASYVRDVGGEIRLREVNFTDESDVFLSWLLGTDDYSCRFVYVFHTDDPETILFNSEVSCVVKPEAPATTMEYIYSAKLLGAYDLQSNVSYKFCLIMKEDISKDEYLGACKVSSLPRPQINTTKQKSVKKELQISTRQTNESDISDFDRISSDFRHDDRNRDELLKGNADDEDAVQDAEESDRIDHAVPDTLDYNDDSDADNDSDDDEDSDESVGVLSNHIRDDPDFRQLQLAAEAEAARLPSVHGGRVLLEGLGTIIIITSLVAFIWGLVRFKGEHRHLPSMASCYAVDERRRSSHQDVESRSRYFKLQATTSL